Proteins from one Legionella taurinensis genomic window:
- a CDS encoding alpha/beta hydrolase, translating to MLGKFCRLFAQKQPVSYTGVLTHTFYWLTSPANDLVYKNPNYKPVEGQAGVAIYCVHGTADRPAAFTRIAERLIEQGLPEEVESIHLVSFEGRGKGLSIDDFSSQLIEKIKINKHTRVMLMGHSRGGLVVTKAAEDMAEKGDIAPLLCIGICAPYSGSYLALPPLSWFSSSVSEMELDSPFLDELNKKLATSTIPYHFVEALEDGIVPVEYGYAKSYLKDHPNALSRYARHGHLSIMSSHVLVEEMGRLMKEVLNPLPIKKGGEVAITRHESWGGPLIEDYEPPKAVLGS from the coding sequence ATGCTGGGAAAATTTTGCAGGCTGTTTGCCCAAAAACAACCGGTCAGTTATACCGGCGTTTTAACCCATACTTTTTATTGGCTGACCTCGCCTGCTAATGATCTGGTCTATAAAAACCCCAATTACAAACCGGTAGAAGGACAAGCCGGTGTTGCGATTTATTGTGTTCATGGCACGGCCGACAGGCCGGCTGCTTTTACCCGTATTGCCGAACGCCTGATCGAGCAGGGATTGCCAGAGGAGGTGGAGTCCATTCATCTGGTTTCGTTTGAGGGGCGGGGAAAGGGCTTGAGCATCGATGACTTTTCGAGTCAATTAATTGAAAAAATCAAAATCAACAAGCACACGCGCGTGATGCTTATGGGCCACTCCCGGGGCGGCTTGGTAGTGACTAAGGCCGCGGAGGATATGGCGGAGAAAGGTGACATTGCCCCCTTGTTATGCATTGGCATCTGCGCACCCTATTCCGGGTCCTATCTTGCTCTGCCGCCCTTGTCCTGGTTCTCTTCCTCGGTATCAGAAATGGAATTGGATAGCCCATTTCTTGATGAGTTGAATAAAAAACTGGCCACATCAACCATTCCCTATCATTTTGTCGAAGCCTTGGAGGATGGCATTGTTCCCGTGGAATACGGGTATGCCAAATCCTACCTTAAGGACCATCCCAATGCGCTTAGCCGTTATGCCCGCCATGGCCACCTTTCCATCATGTCATCCCATGTCCTGGTGGAAGAAATGGGGCGATTAATGAAGGAAGTGCTCAATCCGCTTCCGATAAAAAAGGGTGGGGAAGTTGCAATTACCCGGCATGAATCATGGGGTGGCCCGTTGATAGAAGATTATGAACCGCCTAAGGCTGTTTTGGGGTCATAG
- a CDS encoding extracellular solute-binding protein, which produces MKRSILVFCLLFTAAVAFAKPVEVIFWHSLAGRLGQELTALVDEFNHSQNEARIKPVYKGDYIDSLTSFAAAFRAKQPPMIIQVFEVGTASMLAPAGIIKPVDEVMKDSGYTLEKNDFLPAVRAFYSQGGKLQALPFNTSVPVIFYNADLLQKAGYDAAHFPKTWDDMETLAAALRARGAACAYSSAYPSWIQVEAFSALHGLPLIDSTTHQAVYNNERVIRHLQRLKKWQSLHYFEYGGRTSDATVLFTSGRCAMFSQSSGSYSSLSALVPFRVGVAPLPIDNQASGTRHPNVAGGAALWAVQGHTPAVYHAIARFYRFLTRPEIQQRWHEHTGYIPVGMRGVYQRFADSHHPTLMVAQADLVHDGATAPLHLGPQNLIRTINDEAMEAIFAGIKSPREAMNEAVRRANYTIMRFNRNTS; this is translated from the coding sequence ATGAAACGATCAATCCTTGTTTTTTGTTTGCTGTTCACAGCGGCTGTCGCCTTTGCCAAACCCGTTGAAGTCATTTTCTGGCATTCCTTAGCCGGCCGTCTGGGACAGGAATTGACGGCGCTGGTTGATGAATTTAATCATTCCCAGAATGAAGCGCGGATAAAACCCGTCTACAAGGGTGACTACATCGATTCCCTCACCAGTTTTGCCGCCGCCTTTCGCGCGAAGCAACCGCCCATGATCATTCAGGTGTTTGAAGTCGGCACAGCCAGTATGCTGGCCCCGGCAGGGATCATCAAACCAGTGGATGAGGTGATGAAGGACAGCGGGTATACCCTGGAGAAAAACGATTTTTTACCCGCCGTTCGCGCCTTCTACAGCCAGGGCGGTAAATTACAGGCTTTGCCGTTCAATACCTCAGTGCCGGTTATTTTCTACAATGCCGATCTCTTGCAGAAAGCAGGCTATGATGCCGCTCATTTTCCTAAAACCTGGGATGACATGGAAACGCTGGCCGCGGCGCTTCGAGCCCGGGGGGCGGCGTGTGCCTACAGTTCAGCTTACCCGTCGTGGATTCAGGTTGAGGCTTTTTCTGCATTGCATGGGTTACCACTGATTGATAGCACAACCCATCAGGCGGTTTACAACAATGAAAGGGTTATTCGCCATTTACAGCGCCTTAAAAAATGGCAGTCCCTGCATTATTTCGAATACGGGGGCAGAACCAGTGACGCTACCGTCCTGTTTACCAGCGGACGCTGCGCCATGTTCAGTCAGTCATCCGGGAGTTACAGCAGCCTGTCGGCTCTGGTGCCTTTTCGAGTGGGTGTCGCGCCGTTGCCCATCGATAACCAGGCCTCTGGCACCCGCCATCCCAATGTCGCCGGGGGTGCGGCCTTGTGGGCGGTCCAGGGACATACGCCCGCGGTTTATCACGCGATTGCCCGTTTTTATCGCTTTCTTACCCGGCCTGAAATTCAACAGCGCTGGCATGAGCATACCGGGTATATCCCCGTCGGTATGCGGGGCGTTTATCAACGGTTTGCTGACAGCCATCACCCCACTTTGATGGTGGCTCAGGCGGATTTGGTGCATGACGGGGCAACGGCCCCTTTGCATCTGGGGCCGCAAAATCTCATTCGGACCATCAATGACGAGGCCATGGAGGCGATATTTGCAGGCATCAAATCACCGCGAGAGGCCATGAATGAGGCGGTCAGGCGTGCAAATTACACCATCATGCGTTTTAATAGGAACACAAGCTGA
- a CDS encoding transglycosylase SLT domain-containing protein, producing the protein MKKFLLVLWLIGVTGFAHGASGNAYLARFMAYLEWSQNLPEHPDDSFFTFISEDTPLANKLRNRWLYHLAQNKDWANYLTYYKPTSDVNLQCFKNLANYYQGNTVAAMQDTRAIWLSGNSQPPGCNRLLDMFVKSDQFNENLITERIVLALDKRNLPLVRYLLKQYKKPRLEDQALLMSIHQSPGRILLLTPGGLHGEFYLYGLKRMVSINMDQALNYWKNPKTQKMLSQAQQQSFLAHLALYKAMRNHEDTAVWFAKIQPAFYDSTLLDWQIRFALKRGQWRQVEKLIQHSPEKDNPCWQYWLARAMEKQGRQEQAREIYKTLAQTRHYYGFLASVRIHKNPNFQNEKAVTDLNLLKPYKPFTDNIKSLYHSKQTVQASRLLNDFASELPKSDKSALAFWVSNTLQWHDKSLALSNDDDLNNQLSLRFPLAYQSAITQHSKNHQVPQELIYAIIRQESSFREDVVSVAGARGLMQLMPATAVVVAKLAKIPYGDKAQLFLSQKNISIGVAYLATLAKRFNRHPLLIAAAYNAGPRQVNYWLKNHPPREIDVWIDTLPWHETRNYLKNVISFYAVYQFRMQKKIDLSAFMRPLL; encoded by the coding sequence ATGAAAAAGTTTTTACTTGTGCTGTGGTTAATTGGCGTCACAGGATTCGCCCATGGCGCGTCAGGCAATGCCTACCTTGCGCGTTTTATGGCTTACCTTGAGTGGAGTCAGAATTTACCGGAACATCCCGACGACTCTTTTTTTACGTTCATCAGTGAAGACACGCCGCTTGCCAATAAATTACGTAATCGCTGGCTCTATCATCTCGCGCAAAACAAGGATTGGGCAAATTACCTGACGTACTACAAGCCCACGTCCGATGTAAACCTGCAGTGTTTTAAAAACCTGGCCAATTATTACCAGGGTAATACCGTGGCCGCCATGCAGGATACCCGGGCAATCTGGTTATCAGGCAACTCCCAGCCTCCGGGATGCAACCGACTGTTGGACATGTTTGTGAAAAGCGATCAATTCAATGAAAACTTGATTACCGAGCGCATTGTTCTTGCCCTGGACAAACGCAATCTTCCGTTGGTTCGTTATCTGCTTAAACAATACAAAAAACCCCGCCTTGAGGATCAGGCGCTGCTCATGAGCATCCATCAATCCCCGGGACGCATCCTCCTGCTAACTCCTGGCGGCCTGCATGGCGAATTTTACCTTTACGGCTTAAAACGCATGGTTTCCATCAACATGGATCAGGCGCTTAACTACTGGAAAAACCCCAAAACCCAAAAAATGCTTTCCCAAGCCCAACAACAGTCTTTTTTAGCGCATTTAGCCCTTTACAAGGCCATGCGCAATCATGAAGACACTGCCGTCTGGTTTGCCAAAATTCAACCCGCCTTTTATGACTCCACCCTTCTGGATTGGCAGATTCGTTTTGCTTTAAAACGCGGGCAATGGCGGCAGGTCGAAAAATTAATCCAGCATTCCCCGGAAAAAGACAATCCCTGCTGGCAGTACTGGCTGGCGCGGGCGATGGAAAAACAGGGTCGTCAGGAACAGGCACGGGAAATTTATAAAACCCTGGCACAAACCCGCCATTATTATGGTTTTTTAGCCAGTGTACGCATCCATAAAAACCCCAATTTTCAGAATGAAAAAGCCGTAACTGACTTGAACCTGCTGAAACCATATAAACCGTTTACCGATAACATCAAGTCCCTGTATCACTCAAAACAAACCGTGCAGGCCTCCCGCCTTCTAAATGATTTCGCCAGCGAATTGCCGAAAAGCGATAAAAGCGCGCTGGCTTTCTGGGTTTCCAACACCCTGCAATGGCATGATAAATCACTGGCTTTAAGCAATGACGATGACTTGAACAATCAATTATCCCTGCGCTTCCCCCTGGCCTATCAAAGCGCCATTACCCAGCACTCTAAAAATCATCAGGTCCCCCAGGAACTGATTTATGCCATCATTCGTCAGGAAAGCAGTTTTCGCGAGGATGTGGTTTCCGTGGCGGGGGCAAGAGGACTCATGCAACTCATGCCCGCCACGGCGGTGGTGGTGGCCAAACTGGCAAAAATTCCCTACGGCGACAAGGCTCAGCTCTTTTTATCACAAAAAAACATCAGCATCGGCGTGGCTTATCTCGCCACACTGGCTAAACGCTTTAATCGCCACCCGCTGCTAATTGCCGCCGCTTACAATGCAGGCCCCCGTCAGGTGAATTACTGGCTGAAAAATCATCCGCCGAGAGAAATTGATGTCTGGATTGATACCCTGCCCTGGCATGAAACCCGCAATTATTTAAAAAATGTCATTTCGTTCTACGCGGTCTACCAATTCCGCATGCAGAAAAAAATCGATTTAAGTGCGTTTATGAGGCCGTTGTTGTAG
- the rpe gene encoding ribulose-phosphate 3-epimerase, whose translation MTYLIAPSLLSADMTRLGDEVKAVMEAGADMIHFDVMDNHYVPNLTIGPLVCEALHKRFPELPIDVHLMAMPIDDLIVQFAKAGAKRLSIHPDATIHLDRSLTLIEQQGCEAGLVLNPSTSPDCLQWVAHRLDFILIMTVNPGFGGQRLIPEVIDKITFIHHRYPHLPICVDGGVSENNIAALARAGATQFVAGSAIFSTADYGKTIASMRKQLDCIG comes from the coding sequence ATGACTTACCTTATTGCACCTTCCCTGCTGTCCGCAGACATGACTCGTCTTGGCGACGAAGTAAAAGCCGTCATGGAGGCGGGAGCCGACATGATTCATTTCGATGTCATGGACAATCATTACGTGCCGAATCTGACCATTGGGCCCTTAGTCTGCGAGGCGCTGCACAAGCGGTTTCCTGAACTGCCCATCGATGTTCATCTCATGGCCATGCCCATCGACGATCTTATTGTGCAATTTGCCAAAGCCGGGGCCAAACGGCTCAGCATCCATCCCGATGCCACGATCCATCTGGACCGCAGTCTCACCCTCATTGAGCAACAGGGCTGTGAAGCAGGGTTGGTGTTAAACCCATCCACCTCGCCGGATTGCCTGCAATGGGTGGCTCACCGGCTTGACTTTATTTTAATCATGACCGTCAACCCGGGTTTTGGCGGGCAACGTTTGATTCCTGAGGTTATTGACAAAATTACCTTCATCCACCATCGTTACCCCCATTTGCCGATCTGCGTGGATGGCGGCGTCAGTGAAAACAATATTGCGGCGCTGGCACGTGCTGGAGCTACCCAATTTGTTGCCGGTTCTGCTATATTCTCTACTGCAGATTACGGCAAGACCATTGCCTCCATGCGTAAACAACTGGATTGCATCGGTTAG
- a CDS encoding outer membrane protein, which yields MRTALLSAALLTSSAAFSAIPVDGWYASVFGGYSYLPDNVSTAKYGLFYSDPSYTSGFNAGGRIGYKSSPLRYEAELTYIQADTRQFEVNFVRQNGVSGEAIATALMANVYYDFPEIVPAIEPYLGAGLGYAWVETTLKSSGPFGPNRFKDSNNVFAYQATAGLTYNFAENYSVDAGYRYFSTQRVSAFNKTFQAHLASVGVTYRFDVANYK from the coding sequence ATGAGAACTGCACTTCTTTCCGCTGCATTGCTGACGTCCAGCGCTGCATTTTCCGCTATTCCGGTTGACGGTTGGTATGCCAGCGTTTTCGGCGGTTACAGTTATCTTCCCGATAATGTCAGCACGGCCAAATACGGTTTGTTCTACAGTGATCCTTCTTACACCAGCGGCTTTAACGCCGGGGGAAGAATCGGTTATAAAAGTTCACCACTTCGCTACGAGGCCGAATTAACCTACATCCAGGCCGATACACGCCAGTTTGAGGTGAATTTCGTTCGCCAGAACGGCGTCAGCGGCGAAGCCATTGCCACAGCGTTAATGGCCAATGTGTATTATGATTTTCCTGAAATTGTACCGGCAATTGAACCCTACCTCGGTGCAGGCCTGGGGTATGCCTGGGTTGAAACCACGCTGAAAAGCAGCGGTCCTTTTGGCCCCAATCGCTTTAAGGATTCCAATAACGTCTTTGCTTATCAGGCCACAGCCGGATTGACTTACAATTTTGCTGAAAATTATTCCGTGGATGCCGGCTACCGTTACTTTTCCACACAGCGGGTCAGTGCGTTTAACAAAACATTCCAGGCGCATTTAGCGAGTGTCGGGGTCACTTACCGTTTTGACGTGGCGAATTACAAATAA
- a CDS encoding alpha/beta hydrolase: MSHKINPDSTAFIERLTERAGSALNGANLLELPPEKARVAFNKLIAPVPGKLKPIEVQVENRHLDIEGVKTGVRIYKPMKNNNDLPALIYCHGGGFVFGDPDFLDYTCRALCEGAHCMVVAVDYRRAPEHKFPTAHDDCYRVVRYVQKHAKDLGGNGVVAVGGDSAGGNVAASICHQAKKNKDVEICFQLLYYPWVDLNNTTESDKTFAKGYFLETETLHWMRKQYLNSGDEKNPIANPQFQTDFSHLPPALIIAAECDPIHDDAKLYYQKLAAAGNDAQFIEFGGILHDFCALPSHYEAALLAFGASADALKRAFAKA; this comes from the coding sequence ATGTCTCATAAAATAAACCCTGATTCCACCGCGTTCATCGAACGTCTGACGGAAAGAGCCGGCAGTGCCTTGAATGGCGCCAACCTGCTGGAATTACCCCCTGAAAAGGCCCGTGTTGCCTTTAATAAACTGATTGCGCCTGTCCCTGGCAAATTAAAACCGATTGAGGTGCAGGTAGAAAACCGGCATCTGGATATCGAGGGGGTTAAAACAGGTGTTCGCATCTACAAGCCAATGAAAAATAATAATGATTTACCGGCCCTGATTTATTGTCATGGCGGCGGCTTTGTTTTTGGCGATCCCGATTTTCTCGACTACACCTGCCGCGCACTGTGCGAAGGCGCTCATTGCATGGTGGTGGCTGTCGACTACCGCCGGGCTCCTGAGCACAAGTTCCCTACGGCCCATGATGATTGCTATCGCGTGGTTCGTTATGTACAAAAGCACGCCAAAGACCTGGGCGGCAATGGTGTTGTCGCTGTCGGCGGCGACAGTGCGGGCGGCAATGTGGCTGCAAGCATTTGCCATCAGGCTAAAAAAAATAAAGACGTGGAGATTTGCTTCCAGTTACTTTATTACCCCTGGGTTGATCTCAACAACACCACCGAATCCGATAAAACCTTCGCGAAAGGTTATTTTCTGGAAACTGAAACCCTGCATTGGATGCGCAAACAATATTTAAATTCAGGGGATGAAAAGAATCCGATTGCTAACCCGCAGTTTCAAACGGATTTCAGTCATCTGCCTCCGGCCTTAATTATTGCTGCCGAATGCGATCCCATTCATGATGACGCCAAGCTGTATTATCAAAAATTGGCTGCGGCCGGCAATGATGCGCAATTCATCGAGTTTGGCGGTATCCTGCATGATTTTTGCGCCTTGCCCTCGCATTACGAAGCCGCGTTGCTCGCATTCGGCGCCTCCGCTGATGCGTTAAAGCGTGCCTTTGCAAAAGCCTGA
- a CDS encoding outer membrane protein: MKTSFRMGLAAMALLAGSSSHAVNPVQGWYLSLGGGASHITDLDFTFNNPVLGINDSAATLTYSLGGDAFGSLGYRWNKFRFEGELFFNYDQFDKIQSGTFVLRNHTTPNGFDMEGKTIIVGALVNALYEMYQAGGDGSFVPYLGLGLGYGTVRSNFKLYNVNYNNSQVPIFESKESSSAAMAQGILGISYFLDDFAAFGLDFRYLATSRVDSLDASLRIPTVNVSFIYALDSSS, translated from the coding sequence ATGAAGACTTCTTTTCGTATGGGTTTAGCCGCGATGGCTTTGCTGGCAGGCAGTTCAAGCCATGCTGTCAATCCCGTTCAGGGCTGGTACTTAAGCCTGGGCGGCGGCGCCTCCCACATCACCGATCTTGATTTTACCTTCAATAACCCGGTTTTGGGCATCAACGACAGTGCGGCCACCTTAACGTACTCGCTGGGTGGGGATGCGTTCGGATCACTGGGTTACCGCTGGAATAAATTCCGGTTTGAAGGCGAGCTTTTCTTTAATTATGATCAGTTTGATAAAATTCAATCGGGTACCTTTGTTCTGCGCAATCACACCACCCCCAACGGTTTCGACATGGAAGGCAAAACCATCATTGTCGGCGCCCTGGTCAATGCCCTCTATGAAATGTACCAGGCTGGAGGGGATGGCAGTTTTGTGCCCTACCTGGGTTTAGGCTTGGGTTATGGGACTGTTCGCAGCAATTTCAAGTTGTATAATGTCAATTACAACAACAGTCAGGTGCCCATTTTTGAAAGCAAGGAATCCTCCAGTGCCGCGATGGCCCAGGGAATTCTCGGCATCAGCTATTTCCTCGATGATTTTGCCGCCTTCGGTCTCGATTTTCGTTATCTAGCCACCAGCCGCGTCGATTCCCTGGATGCGAGCCTGCGCATTCCGACCGTCAATGTCAGCTTTATCTACGCCCTGGATTCCTCCTCCTAA
- a CDS encoding cyclic nucleotide-binding domain-containing protein yields the protein MLSCYLKYHLFRQVRVFEARSEEEKEHVFNFRYRIYHEEYKMIEPGYDHQRKILKDELDTHKQIILTYTVTKQAISSTCRSHYFQQTACPREMDGKYGLPELSIPSQHTLALSERLAVDKNIRGKYLAMVQTVYIATRLIRDLSTYFSFASCAPSLLRHYSRLGYRPYTSKLLQFDDRLEIPIAVIPDLKFLKESGSPVYPLMKKYCDPALLKQYEHYRPDILKNYLTQDASLDDLASDAFLKRRKSFFYHLKRPTADFLIRNGFFLTLPENGVLYTEKEHQQCQFVVISGQLILSKRGHTLIQLHAGDIVGEFGTFHDNYCRCVTVKAISDAQLLVLPRGILRKLYCFDTQLYANFTESYLKSIALREKKLICKLISSQR from the coding sequence ATGCTCTCATGCTATTTAAAGTATCATCTTTTTCGCCAAGTCCGCGTTTTTGAAGCACGTTCGGAAGAGGAAAAAGAGCATGTGTTTAATTTCCGCTACCGGATTTACCACGAAGAGTACAAGATGATTGAGCCAGGCTACGATCATCAACGAAAAATCCTGAAGGATGAGCTCGATACCCACAAGCAGATCATTTTAACCTACACCGTCACTAAGCAAGCGATATCCAGTACCTGTCGCTCCCACTATTTTCAACAGACGGCCTGCCCCAGAGAAATGGACGGGAAATATGGTCTTCCAGAGTTATCCATCCCATCGCAGCACACGCTAGCCTTGTCAGAACGCTTGGCCGTGGATAAAAACATCCGCGGCAAATACCTCGCCATGGTCCAAACGGTGTACATTGCCACGCGTTTGATTCGCGATCTGTCGACCTATTTCTCCTTTGCCAGCTGCGCACCGAGCCTGCTCAGGCATTATTCAAGATTAGGTTACAGGCCTTATACGTCCAAACTGTTGCAGTTTGATGATCGGCTGGAAATCCCCATTGCGGTTATACCCGATTTAAAATTTCTCAAAGAATCGGGCTCGCCCGTTTATCCCTTGATGAAAAAATATTGTGATCCCGCCTTATTGAAGCAATATGAACATTATCGTCCAGATATTCTGAAAAATTACCTGACCCAGGATGCGTCGCTGGATGATCTGGCGAGCGATGCGTTTCTCAAACGGAGAAAATCATTCTTTTACCATTTGAAAAGACCCACGGCTGATTTTCTAATTCGCAATGGCTTTTTTTTAACGCTGCCTGAGAATGGGGTACTTTACACCGAAAAAGAGCATCAACAGTGCCAGTTTGTGGTGATTTCTGGTCAGTTAATCCTGTCTAAGCGGGGACACACGCTGATTCAGTTGCATGCAGGCGACATTGTCGGTGAGTTTGGGACGTTTCATGACAATTACTGCCGGTGTGTCACGGTGAAAGCAATCAGTGATGCCCAGTTACTGGTTCTGCCGCGCGGTATTTTGCGGAAACTATACTGCTTTGACACCCAACTGTACGCTAATTTTACCGAGTCCTATCTCAAAAGCATCGCGCTCAGGGAGAAAAAACTGATTTGTAAATTGATTTCCAGCCAACGATAA
- a CDS encoding ThiF family adenylyltransferase, with translation MTTDLFIRNSGYVSEKVQQRLAEMTILIAGCGLGSYLAEGLVRFGCHHLVLVDHDTIDTHNLNRQDFMFRDVGRLKTEALAERLRLINPDATIQCVSQRVSATNAETLIKGVDLVIDTIDFLSMEDLIPFYEQCYLQKRTVISALSAGFGAVAFYIPGTLQTHNWFTKIFGIDDSEVSAPKEYAFYFERLLTTLGLYLPEEVTRNLMGVLELMKEKRPCPASQVSAGAFAAASLCVTIVHRMLSEQTLVELPYAMALDMNRIAAIPAFSLAP, from the coding sequence ATGACGACCGACCTTTTTATAAGAAATTCAGGCTATGTTTCAGAAAAAGTTCAGCAGCGGTTGGCTGAAATGACCATTTTAATTGCCGGCTGCGGTCTGGGGAGTTACCTGGCTGAGGGACTCGTGCGTTTCGGTTGTCATCATCTGGTGTTGGTTGATCATGACACCATCGATACCCATAACCTGAACCGTCAGGATTTTATGTTCCGTGACGTAGGACGGCTTAAAACGGAAGCGCTGGCTGAACGCTTACGCTTGATTAATCCTGACGCGACCATTCAATGCGTTAGCCAGCGGGTATCGGCAACCAATGCGGAAACCTTAATCAAAGGCGTTGATCTGGTGATCGATACCATTGATTTTTTGAGCATGGAGGATCTAATTCCATTTTATGAACAATGCTATTTGCAAAAGCGCACGGTGATCAGCGCCCTTAGCGCCGGGTTCGGTGCCGTGGCTTTCTACATTCCCGGCACGTTGCAGACGCACAACTGGTTTACCAAAATTTTTGGCATCGACGATTCGGAAGTGAGCGCGCCCAAAGAGTATGCTTTTTATTTTGAACGGTTACTGACGACCCTTGGACTTTACCTGCCTGAAGAGGTTACCCGTAATTTAATGGGTGTTCTTGAATTAATGAAAGAAAAGCGTCCTTGTCCTGCTTCACAGGTTTCAGCCGGGGCCTTTGCCGCGGCATCGTTGTGTGTGACGATTGTTCATCGCATGCTTTCAGAGCAGACGCTTGTCGAGTTACCGTATGCGATGGCCCTGGACATGAATCGTATTGCAGCCATTCCCGCTTTCTCGTTAGCACCATAG
- the ugpQ gene encoding glycerophosphodiester phosphodiesterase — translation MLLQAPVIEKVIGHRGASAYAPENTLAAFDKALSMGCRFLEFDVMLSADGEPFVFHDESLKRTTNGQGQIGLVTAEYLQTLDAGSWFSRTFRGEKIPHFREVLKWLTFANVNANIEIKPYPGQSEQTAATVLSFINRYWPANKAAPLVSSFDRTALTLYRSLAPEMPIGLLFDRWEDDWQQQAEELQCYSIHLNHRALNADRVGAMKEKGYLVLAYTVNRKRLALKLFDWGVDAVFSDYPDLLL, via the coding sequence ATGCTGTTGCAAGCACCAGTCATTGAAAAAGTCATTGGCCATCGCGGCGCCTCCGCGTATGCGCCGGAAAACACCCTGGCCGCTTTTGATAAAGCGTTAAGCATGGGGTGTCGTTTTCTGGAATTTGATGTCATGTTAAGCGCCGACGGCGAACCGTTTGTGTTTCATGATGAATCGTTGAAACGAACCACCAATGGCCAGGGGCAGATAGGTCTCGTGACTGCCGAATACCTGCAAACGCTGGATGCCGGCAGCTGGTTTTCGCGGACGTTTCGCGGCGAGAAAATTCCTCATTTCCGTGAGGTGCTTAAATGGCTGACCTTTGCCAATGTCAATGCCAACATTGAAATCAAACCCTATCCCGGGCAATCGGAGCAGACGGCGGCAACCGTGTTATCCTTCATCAATCGTTACTGGCCTGCGAACAAGGCGGCGCCGCTGGTGTCCAGTTTTGATCGGACGGCGTTAACGCTGTACCGCTCGTTAGCCCCGGAAATGCCCATTGGTTTATTGTTTGATCGCTGGGAAGACGATTGGCAACAGCAGGCCGAAGAATTGCAATGCTATTCCATCCATTTAAATCATCGCGCGCTCAACGCCGACAGGGTAGGGGCCATGAAAGAAAAAGGTTATCTGGTTCTGGCCTATACCGTCAATCGTAAACGGTTGGCATTGAAGCTGTTTGACTGGGGGGTGGATGCCGTTTTCAGTGATTATCCTGATTTGTTGTTATGA